The following proteins are co-located in the Billgrantia tianxiuensis genome:
- the iolG gene encoding inositol 2-dehydrogenase, producing the protein MKLALIGAGRIGKVHAQAIDRHPDVTLAAVADYHREAAEALASTYGCRVLSADAVFETPDIDAVLIASSTPTHADYLERAARAGKAILCEKPIALDLARTREALQVLQAHPVTCALGFNRRHDPQFAALKRAVREGRIGNLETLTITSRDPAPPPAEYIGASGGLFRDMMIHDFDMARWLLDEPIAYVHAEGSCLIDPAIGEAGDIDTAMVTLTTSSGRLCHIVNSRRACYGYDQRIEAFGSAGMLQAQNESETRLRFTGEAGQVEEKPKWFFLERYAEAYRREIDDFVYAWRERRAPLAGARDGLEALRLAEAAERSLREGRRIALDTIR; encoded by the coding sequence ATGAAGCTTGCCCTGATCGGCGCCGGACGCATTGGCAAGGTCCATGCCCAGGCCATCGACCGGCACCCCGATGTGACGCTCGCCGCCGTGGCCGATTACCACCGCGAGGCCGCCGAGGCGTTGGCCTCGACCTACGGCTGCCGTGTGCTGAGCGCAGACGCGGTATTCGAGACCCCGGATATCGATGCCGTGCTGATCGCCTCCAGCACACCTACCCATGCCGACTACCTGGAGCGCGCGGCGCGTGCCGGCAAGGCGATACTCTGCGAAAAGCCCATCGCCCTCGACCTGGCGCGCACCCGCGAAGCGCTCCAGGTGCTGCAGGCGCATCCGGTTACCTGCGCCCTGGGCTTCAACCGTCGGCACGATCCGCAATTCGCCGCCCTGAAGCGGGCGGTGAGAGAGGGTCGGATCGGCAATCTCGAGACGCTGACCATCACCAGCCGCGATCCCGCGCCGCCCCCCGCGGAGTACATCGGCGCTTCGGGCGGGCTGTTCCGCGACATGATGATCCATGACTTCGACATGGCTCGCTGGCTGCTCGACGAACCGATCGCCTACGTCCACGCCGAGGGCAGCTGCCTGATCGACCCCGCCATCGGCGAGGCCGGCGACATCGACACCGCCATGGTCACCCTGACCACCAGCAGTGGCCGCCTCTGCCATATCGTCAACTCGCGCCGCGCCTGCTACGGCTACGACCAGCGCATCGAGGCTTTCGGCAGTGCCGGCATGCTACAGGCCCAGAACGAGAGCGAGACACGGCTGCGCTTTACCGGCGAAGCCGGCCAGGTGGAAGAGAAGCCCAAGTGGTTCTTCCTGGAGCGCTATGCCGAAGCCTACCGCCGAGAAATTGATGACTTCGTGTATGCCTGGCGGGAGCGGCGCGCCCCGCTGGCCGGCGCCCGGGATGGCCTCGAGGCGCTGCGCCTGGCCGAGGCCGCGGAACGCTCACTGCGCGAGGGGCGTCGTATCGCGCTGGATACTATTCGCTG